Genomic DNA from Theobroma cacao cultivar B97-61/B2 chromosome 3, Criollo_cocoa_genome_V2, whole genome shotgun sequence:
AATAACTTCAAAACTTCAGCAAGAACGGGAACAATTGCAAAGTCATAGTTATGCCCTCCATTactttgagagagagagagtagaCAGCATTCCCTATCATCATATAGCGTAAAAGATGGCTACAACCAATATTTGGCATCATTTTAAAGGGAAATTAAGACATCacaagatcaatttaaaaaaaaggctATCACACTGAGGAGGTTATAAGCTTTCAAAACTCTggatttaaaacaaaagacaaaAGCACTGGAACATGTAAACCATGTAAACTGATTTTAGCAATCTTCCAAATAAGATTAAATATCATTTCCAATATACTGCTTTAAAATGTATAAGATCAGGAAACTTCAGCATTGTTATAATTAAGTTTACtttaaggaaaataaaatacaatatCCTATATTTGGTCACAGTAACTATTTATTTTCTGCTTGGCGTGTGGGTGGGTTCATGAACACAGGACTAGGAAGTAGGCGCCTCAGTTTGCAGGGAGAGCCATTACCAGTAGTGTTAGATATGGTTGTCTAGAATCTTAGCTCACATTAAAATTACCAAGACCTAAATCAACATCCTTTTCCAATTTTATCTTCTCCAGCATTGTATTTCCTAGCAGGGATACGATTCTCACCCTTCGAAATAGGATCCTAAATTTCGGTGATGTGAAATTTAAACCAACACTAAACTCTAATTGGACACAAGTTTTCTCCATAGTCCTTCTCCTATTTCGAGTTATCCCCAGTTTCCTTCACCAAATTTGAGATGGGGCATTAACTTTGCTCTCTTTAAAGATAACAGCAATGAATTTTTGATGCAGGGTTCCTTTCACAGCTTTGATTACTCAAAAATATAAGCCACATTTTGGATGACCCAATTCAATCAATCAACACAAGCATGTttaaaaagagcaaaaagaaaagcGTGAAAACCGCCAATAGTATAAAGAAATGGTCTAGAGTATGAGAGGGTAATGATAACAGTTGAAAGAGAATTAACAACGCATTGGGTAAGGATCACATTTGCTCTCAGATCAAGTTACCGTTTCATAGACAGATttccaaacaaaaagaagaacagAAATGGAAAGCGAAGGaagtaaataaaagagatgAATAGGTTCTTTTACCGCAAGAGAAAAATGAGTTCTTTATAGAGTTTGGGAATCATACCAGAGAACTGGTGAAGAATGGTGCGAAGAAGCactgcattttttttcttcctttggctcTCTGTTTGCAGTCATTAGCAGTAAAGCACTTGTTGCTTTCATGGCTGCCATCAAGAAAtttctaagaaaaaaaagttgttgaaAATGATATACGAAACGTTTGCAATGGTCACTAAGACTGACGAAATCGTGGGACGGTTGGAATCAGGGCCTTAACACGTCGCGCCAAAAGCTTAAGACGTGCCGCGCACCGCCCTCAAACCTTTGAAATTGCCAAAGGATAACATATTTCTCTTTCAAGTTGCCTTTCTTTGAAGGTTGCATACCAAGCTTTAAACAactccaattaaattgaattgatttatttattttgaaggTAGAACCAATCCTTAGTGAGTTAGTTGGTAggcttttatatatttcaaaatgaaGTTGGGAGAAGACCGCCTTCGTTGGAAATCCTTGTAAAATACGACGTCGTGTCTCGTTTCAATTTTCCGGGAAACCAAACAGGGAGACCcgtttttttgaaagaaatactaaactttgaaaatttaaattaaaaagaaaaggaaaaggaaaaggaaaaggaaaaggaaagctTAAAAGACGGAAATCGCGGGAACACGTTTATATAAAGTCTCCAAAGAAGTCGGGGACGTGTTCAAAGTTTTcagagttaaaaaaaaaaaaaaccttaaaccTGTTTCAGTTATTCTAAAAAAGCTTTAAGCTGACTCTGTTCTGTTCTGTTCTGTTCTTCAgttattgttttcttttttatcgtTACAAAAAGGTTTGGGAGGAGATTTCCGTTTCTTGCTTTGATCGTTTCCGTTTTTCACCTGAAATTTTGCTTTCTAGAATTCCCCAAGAATTCAAAGCTTAGGGGacaggaaaagaaagaaaggaatagGTCTATCAGGGGTTGTCAGGTGCTCCCTCATGGCTGTTCTGATTCTTGAATTGgtcagttttcttttttgtctaTTTGTTGGCacatcattttcattcttattttttggttctttctctcttctttctttgtttctgtTCTCTTCTGTATGGAATAAAGATGGAAGCTTCCTTGATCAGATCAAACTTTTGGGATTCTAGCGAGTCAAAAGGGAATCAGTGTGTTCTTGGCTGCTCGAATTGGATTGGCGTAGGACGGGGAGACTTATCACTGAGAGGTCTGTATCAGGATGAACATTTCTTTTCCGTTTCATATCTTTCaaccaatatatatatatatatatatatatatatatatatatttgattcaaGATCTTACAACCGTCtaaacattttgtttataaaaatgatatgTGCAGGTCTGGAGGTTTGGGGCTGTTAAATCTGGTGTCTTGACTCCAGGATTTGACAGCACCCTCGTGATTTTTTTAGGTTATATCGATATTGCGTGTTTGAAATCTCTAAACTCCAGACCCTGAATGGAGCAATTCAGGCAGATTGGTGAGGTTTTGGGAAGTTTGAGAGCTCTCATGGTTTTACAAGATGAGGTCCAAATCAATAGACGCCAGTGCTGTTTGTTGTTTGATATCTTCTGTTTGGCTTTCAATACGATAGCCGAGGAGATCAGGCTGAACCTGAAACTAGAAGAAAAGAACACGAAATGGCATGCCCTTGACCATCCCTTGAGAGAGCTTCACAAGATCTTTAAAGAAGGAGAACTCTATGTTAAACAATGTATGGACAAGAAAGACTGGCGGGTGAAGGCAATCTACCTCCACCAGAACAAGGATTGCGTTGATAATCACATTCACAATTTGCTTTGCCACTTCCCGGTTGTCATTGAGGCCATCGAGACTGCAGGAGAGATAGCAGGGCTTGACCAGGATGAGATGCAAAGGAGGAGAGTTGCACTTGCAAGGAAGTACGACAAGGAATGGAATGACCCAAAACTCTTTCAGTTTAGATTCGGAAAGCAGTATTTGGTCCCTCGAGATATTTGTAGCCGGTTTGAGAGTGCTTGGAGAGAAGACAGGTGGAATCTTGTTGAAGCTctcaaggaaaagaaaattttggataCTGCAACCAAAAACGAGCAGCGGCTTGCTGGCTCGTTGATCAAGAAAATTATTGGATCAGAGGCTTATAAGGGTAAACTTTTCCCGAGTTCAATTTTGTATGGAGGCGATTACCTAGTTAGGCGACGATTAGGGGCACAGTATAAGGAAATCCAATGGTTGGGAGATAGCTTTGTATTGAGACACTTCTTTGGGGAGGTTGAGCCTTCATGTTCTGAAATCTCTACCCTACTTTCACTTTCTCATCCTAACATATTGCAATACCTTTGCGGGTTTTATGATGAGGAAAAGAAGGAGGTCATGCTTGTTCTAGAGTTGATGAACAAGGATCTCAGTTGTTACATGAAGGAGAATTGTGGCTCGAGAAGGAGAATCTTGTTCTCTTTTCCTGTTGTGGTTGATCTTATGCTTCAGATTGCAAGAGGAATGGAATATCTCCACTCACAGAAGATCCGTCATGGAGAGCTAAACCCTTCTAATATCTTTCTGAAAGCTAGGAACAACACAGAAGGttttttccatttaaaaatctCGGGCTATGGTTTATCCCCTGTCAAAACTCGTTCTTCTCCGAACTCATCACCAAAGCCAATTGAGCCAAACCCTTTTATTTGGTACGCTCCGGAAGTTTTGCTAGAGCAAGAACAGCCAGGAAATATTACCATTTCCAAGTACACAGAGAAAGCAGATGTCTACAGCTTTGGGATGCTTTGCTTTCAGCTCTTGACGGGGAAAGTTCCTTTCGAAGATGGACATCTCCAAGGAGAGAAGAtgagtagaaatattagagcAGGGGAGAGGCCTCTCTTTCCATACACAGCACCTAAATACCTCGTCAACTTAACCAAAAGATGCTGGCATACTGATCCAAATCAGCGTCCAAGTTTCTCATCCATTTCTAGGATCTTGCGCTACATCAAGAAGTACCTTGTGATGAATCCTGACCGTGATCAGCCTGAAATGCAATCCCCAGTTGCAGATTACTGTGAGATAGAGGCATGGTTCCTGAAAAAGTTCACCGCAAATGGGACTTTCAGTCCATTA
This window encodes:
- the LOC18606651 gene encoding calcium-dependent protein kinase 1; translation: MEQFRQIGEVLGSLRALMVLQDEVQINRRQCCLLFDIFCLAFNTIAEEIRLNLKLEEKNTKWHALDHPLRELHKIFKEGELYVKQCMDKKDWRVKAIYLHQNKDCVDNHIHNLLCHFPVVIEAIETAGEIAGLDQDEMQRRRVALARKYDKEWNDPKLFQFRFGKQYLVPRDICSRFESAWREDRWNLVEALKEKKILDTATKNEQRLAGSLIKKIIGSEAYKGKLFPSSILYGGDYLVRRRLGAQYKEIQWLGDSFVLRHFFGEVEPSCSEISTLLSLSHPNILQYLCGFYDEEKKEVMLVLELMNKDLSCYMKENCGSRRRILFSFPVVVDLMLQIARGMEYLHSQKIRHGELNPSNIFLKARNNTEGFFHLKISGYGLSPVKTRSSPNSSPKPIEPNPFIWYAPEVLLEQEQPGNITISKYTEKADVYSFGMLCFQLLTGKVPFEDGHLQGEKMSRNIRAGERPLFPYTAPKYLVNLTKRCWHTDPNQRPSFSSISRILRYIKKYLVMNPDRDQPEMQSPVADYCEIEAWFLKKFTANGTFSPLSVAQIPFQMFAYRLAEKDKSILNTQDKNGELASEAASICRDENNSTVEDPLIAASETKSVSSDVKSVCSDIKSVYSDIRSVCSEIPERRSINFDTPQKRSISTKIPEKKKMFLMKKNTNVKAKNFTGTPNAQSPRPPTLNRGHSVRINRESRSPLITSSVSRGRQRAAAGHTSD